In Sphingomonas sp., a single window of DNA contains:
- a CDS encoding alpha-glucosidase family protein, with translation MTMRALSTETRPWWRGAVIYQIYPRSFADSNGDGIGDLPGITARLDHVAALGVDAVWISPFFTSPMRDFGYDIADFCGVDPVFGTLADFDALVARAHTLGLKVLIDQVYSHSSDQHPWFQESRTSRTNPKADWYVWADAKPDGSPPNNWQSVFGGPAWTWDARRGQYYLHNFLREQPDLNFHNPEVQAATLATAKFWLDRGVDGFRLDAINFTMHDLELRDNPPAADTGLPRTRPFDFQQHIYNQSHADIPLLLEKLRALADLYPGRFTVAEVGGPSPEAEMHLFTAGETRLNSAYGFNFLYADRLTPALVRDAVAEWPDAPGVGWPSWAFENHDAPRAISRWVAPEHLAAFAALKMLLLLSLRGNAILYYGEELGLTQVEIGFEDLQDPEAIANWPLTLSRDGARTPMPWVADAPNAGFSIARPWLPLGPDHLERAVDRQEADPGSLFRLTQRLIALRDRHPALIEGAMEVLHADDALLVFARTAGDERLVCAFNLSTNAVDVPPALLDGLAVVEALNGATLHHLPAYAGLIAG, from the coding sequence ACCGAAACCCGGCCCTGGTGGCGCGGCGCGGTGATCTACCAGATCTACCCGCGCAGCTTCGCGGACTCGAACGGCGATGGCATCGGCGACCTGCCCGGTATCACTGCGCGGCTCGATCATGTTGCGGCGCTCGGCGTGGACGCGGTGTGGATCTCGCCCTTCTTCACGTCACCGATGCGGGACTTCGGCTATGACATCGCCGATTTCTGCGGCGTCGATCCCGTGTTCGGCACGCTGGCCGACTTTGACGCGCTCGTCGCCCGGGCGCATACGCTCGGCCTCAAGGTGCTGATCGACCAGGTCTATTCACACAGCTCGGACCAGCATCCGTGGTTCCAGGAGAGCCGCACCAGCCGCACCAACCCGAAGGCCGACTGGTATGTCTGGGCCGATGCCAAGCCCGACGGCAGCCCGCCCAACAACTGGCAATCGGTGTTCGGCGGCCCGGCCTGGACCTGGGACGCGCGGCGCGGCCAATACTATCTCCACAATTTCCTGCGTGAGCAGCCGGACCTGAACTTTCACAATCCGGAAGTGCAGGCCGCCACCCTCGCCACCGCCAAATTCTGGCTCGATCGCGGGGTCGATGGCTTCCGGCTCGATGCGATCAACTTCACGATGCACGATCTCGAACTGCGCGATAACCCGCCCGCGGCCGACACGGGTCTCCCGCGCACCCGCCCGTTCGATTTCCAGCAGCACATCTACAACCAGAGCCATGCGGACATTCCGCTGCTCCTCGAGAAGCTGCGTGCGCTGGCCGATCTTTATCCCGGCCGCTTCACCGTCGCCGAAGTCGGCGGGCCCTCTCCGGAAGCGGAGATGCACCTGTTCACCGCCGGAGAGACCCGTCTCAACAGTGCCTATGGCTTCAACTTCCTCTACGCCGACCGCCTGACGCCCGCGCTCGTCCGCGACGCCGTCGCCGAATGGCCCGATGCGCCGGGCGTAGGCTGGCCGAGCTGGGCGTTCGAGAACCATGACGCCCCGCGCGCCATCTCGCGCTGGGTGGCGCCCGAGCATCTTGCCGCCTTCGCCGCGCTCAAGATGCTGCTGCTGCTCTCGTTGCGCGGCAATGCGATCCTCTATTATGGCGAGGAGCTGGGGCTCACCCAGGTCGAGATCGGGTTCGAGGACCTGCAGGATCCCGAGGCGATCGCCAACTGGCCGCTCACCCTCAGCCGCGACGGCGCGCGGACACCGATGCCCTGGGTAGCGGATGCGCCGAACGCCGGCTTCTCGATCGCCCGCCCCTGGCTGCCGCTCGGCCCCGATCATCTGGAACGCGCGGTCGACCGGCAGGAGGCAGATCCGGGCTCGTTGTTCCGCCTCACCCAGCGCCTGATCGCGCTGCGCGATCGGCACCCTGCGCTGATCGAAGGCGCGATGGAGGTGCTCCACGCCGACGACGCGCTGCTTGTCTTCGCGCGCACCGCGGGCGACGAGCGGCTCGTCTGCGCCTTCAACCTTTCGACCAACGCGGTCGACGTGCCGCCTGCCCTGCTCGACGGGCTGGCGGTGGTGGAAGCGCTGAACGGCGCGACCCTTCACCACCTGCCGGCTTATGCGGGACTGATCGCCGGCTGA